A single region of the Nicotiana sylvestris chromosome 6, ASM39365v2, whole genome shotgun sequence genome encodes:
- the LOC104246540 gene encoding pentatricopeptide repeat-containing protein At1g53600, mitochondrial, translated as MLAKPNFLHVRLRLPFSEFALPNLKYSTSSNTLLNAGAKTNKFLIYCNTQIANNGRNGNIKEAESIFNRMATKNIVSWTAMLTAYSQNGQLKKARALFDEMPERSVASWNAMLTAYMRNRVEIDGIFSFFQLMPERNSVSFAAMITGFVNARRFDMVENLYNQTPMVLREPVCSNVLINGYLKVGKLDDAVRVFDGMVRKDIVSCSAMIDGYCKNGRVIEARELFDAMKERNEVTWGAMIDGYMKVCCFKGGFELFLRIRREGDVRLEPTILTIMFEACGRFSKHQQGYQVHGLVFRLGFEFDVFLGNSLITMYSRFCCVDAAKRVFDSMLRKDVISWNSLITAFVQAGNLEEGYELFKRAPEKDVVSWTAMITGFSEKGLTERCVDLFAMIPEKDDVAWTALISSFVNKREYEEAFRWFIKMLQSEVRPNPLTLSSMLSASAGLAMLNQGLQIHAYVMKTNMEIDLSIQSSLISIYSKCGSLNDAYRIFKLISFPNIVSFNAMITGFAQNGYGKEAVKLFDQLQNEGEQPNGITFLGVLSACMHAGLVEEGWNYFKSMRSLYNIEPGPDHYTSMVDILGRAGLLDEAVNLINSMPFKTHSGVWGALLAASKTHLRLDLAKLAAQRILDLEPSSAAPYVVLSDLYCIVGKKKDEEQVRLAKKLKRIKKYPGCSWVLLKNSVGLFLSGDQSHLNFEEISCTLWTILDEMKQLSCIDHDLLPH; from the coding sequence ATGCTAGCAAAGCCGAACTTCTTACATGTCCGCCTACGTTTGCCTTTCTCAGAATTTGCGCTTCCAAATCTTAAATACTCAACTTCTTCAAACACCCTTTTGAACGCCGGCGCTAAAACAAACAAATTCTTGATTTATTGTAACACCCAGATCGCAAATAATGGCCGAAACGGAAACATTAAAGAAGCTGAATCCATTTTCAACCGTATGGCCACCAAAAATATCGTTTCTTGGACCGCAATGCTTACGGCATATTCCCAAAACGGGCAACTCAAGAAAGCTCGTGCACTGTTCGATGAAATGCCTGAAAGAAGTGTCGCTTCGTGGAATGCGATGCTGACGGCTTATATGAGAAATAGAGTTGAAATTGATGGGATATTCAGTTTTTTTCAGCTGATGCCGGAGAGAAATTCGGTGTCTTTTGCTGCAATGATTACGGGGTTTGTTAATGCAAGGAGGTTTGATATGGTGGAGAATTTGTATAATCAGACTCCTATGGTTTTGCGGGAACCTGTTTGTTCGAATGTATTGATAAATGGGTATTTGAAAGTTGGAAAGTTAGACGATGCAGTTCGTGTTTTTGATGGTATGGTTCGAAAAGATATTGTTTCTTGTAGTGCAATGATTGATGGGTACTGCAAGAATGGGAGAGTTATTGAGGCTCGGGAGTTGTTTGATGCGATGAAAGAGAGGAATGAGGTCACTTGGGGTGCTATGATTGATGGGTATATGAAAGTTTGTTGTTTCAAAGGTGGGTTTGAATTGTTTCTAAGAATTAGAAGGGAAGGTGATGTGAGATTGGAGCCTACTATACTAACGATCATGTTTGAAGCTTGTGGAAGATTTAGTAAACATCAACAAGGTTATCAAGTCCACGGATTGGTTTTCCGTTTGGGATTTGAGTTTGATGTTTTCTTGGGTAATTCACTGATCACTATGTATTCTAGATTTTGTTGTGTAGATGCAGCTAAACGTGTGTTTGATTCGATGTTAAGGAAAGATGTCATTTCGTGGAATTCTCTTATTACTGCTTTTGTTCAAGCTGGAAATCTTGAAGAGGGATATGAGCTTTTCAAAAGGGCTCCGGAAAAAGATGTTGTTTCTTGGACAGCCATGATCACAGGGTTTTCTGAAAAAGGGTTGACTGAAAGATGTGTTGATCTATTTGCAATGATTCCCGAGAAAGATGATGTTGCATGGACAGCTCTTATCTCTAGTTTTGTAAATAAAAGGGAATATGAGGAGGCTTTTCGCTGGTTTATTAAAATGCTTCAAAGTGAAGTTAGACCAAATCCTCTAACTTTAAGTAGTATGCTTAGTGCTTCAGCTGGTCTGGCAATGTTAAATCAAGGTCTGCAAATTCATGCTTATGTTATGAAAACGAATATGGAGATAGATCTGTCTATCCAAAGTTCTCTTATCTCAATATATTCCAAGTGTGGAAGTTTAAATGATGCCTACAGGATCTTTAAGCTCATAAGTTTCCCGAATATTGTTTCTTTCAATGCGATGATTACTGGATTTGCCCAAAATGGCTATGGCAAAGAAGCAGTTAagttgtttgaccagttgcagaaTGAAGGTGAGCAACCTAATGGTATCACTTTTCTAGGGGTACTTTCAGCCTGTATGCATGCTGGGCTCgtagaagaaggatggaactacTTCAAATCCATGAGATCATTATACAACATTGAACCGGGGCCTGATCATTATACTAGCATGGTTGATATCCTCGGACGAGCTGGTTTACTTGATGAAGCAGTTAATCTAATAAATTCAATGCCATTCAAGACACATTCTGGGGTTTGGGGTGCTCTTCTGGCTGCCAGCAAGACTCACTTGCGTCTTGATCTTGCAAAGCTTGCAGCTCaaaggattttggacttagaacCAAGTAGTGCAGCTCCGTACGTGGTCTTGTCAGACCTGTATTGCATTGTTGGAAAGAAGAAAGATGAGGAACAAGTTAGGCTGGCAAAGAAATTgaaaagaataaagaaatatCCAGGTTGCAGTTGGGTTTTGTTGAAAAACAGCGTTGGTTTATTTCTCTCCGGAGATCAGTCCCATTTGAACTTTGAAGAGATCAGCTGCACATTGTGGACAATTTTGGATGAAATGAAACAATTAAGTTGCATAGACCATGACCTGTTACCACATTAA